A window of Ranitomeya variabilis isolate aRanVar5 chromosome 2, aRanVar5.hap1, whole genome shotgun sequence contains these coding sequences:
- the SLC25A5 gene encoding ADP/ATP translocase 2, with protein MTDAAISFAKDFLAGGVAAAISKTAVAPIERVKLLLQVQHASKQITADKQYKGIMDCVVRIPKEQGFMSFWRGNLANVIRYFPTQALNFAFKDKYKKIFLDGVDKRTQFWRYFAGNLASGGAAGATSLCFVYPLDFARTRLAADVGKAGADREFNGLGDCLVKIFRSDGLKGLYQGFNVSVQGIIIYRAAYFGIYDTAKGMLPDPKNTHIIVSWMIAQTVTAVAGFVSYPFDTVRRRMMMQSGRKGAEIMYTGTMDCWRKIARDEGSKAFFKGAWSNVLRGMGGAFVLVLYDEMKKYI; from the exons ATGACCGACGCAGCCATCTCCTTCGCCAAGGACTTCTTGGCCGGCGGTGTGGCCGCTGCCATCTCTAAGACTGCTGTAGCGCCCATTGAGAGAGTCAAGCTGCTGCTGCAA GTCCAACATGCCAGCAAACAGATCACCGCTGACAAGCAATACAAAGGAATCATGGACTGCGTTGTCCGTATCCCCAAAGAGCAAGGTTTTATGTCCTTCTGGCGTGGTAACCTTGCCAACGTGATCAGATACTTCCCAACCCAGGCCCTGAACTTCGCTTTCAAAGACAAGTACAAGAAGATTTTCCTGGATGGTGTTGACAAGAGGACCCAGTTCTGGCGTTACTTTGCTGGAAACCTGGCATCTGGTGGTGCCGCTGGGGCAACCTCTCTATGCTTCGTGTACCCACTTGACTTTGCCAGAACCCGTCTAGCTGCTGATGTTGGCAAAGCTGGTGCCGATAGAGAATTCAATGGTCTTGGCGATTGCTTGGTGAAGATCTTCAGATCCGATGGGCTTAAAGGCTTGTACCAGGGCTTCAATGTGTCTGTCCAGGGCATCATCATTTACAGAGCTGCTTACTTTGGCATCTATGACACAGCTAAAG GTATGCTTCCAGATCCTAAGAACACACACATCATCGTCAGCTGGATGATTGCCCAGACTGTAACTGCAGTAGCCGGTTTCGTCTCCTACCCATTTGACACTGTCCGTCGTCGTATGATGATGCAGTCAGGAAGGAAAGGAG CTGAGATCATGTACACCGGCACAATGGACTGCTGGAGGAAGATTGCACGTGATGAAGGTTCAAAGGCATTCTTCAAGGGTGCATGGTCCAACGTGCTGAGAGGAATGGGTGGTGCTTTTGTGCTAGTCTTGTATGATGAGATGAAGAAATACATCTAA